A stretch of Malus sylvestris chromosome 11, drMalSylv7.2, whole genome shotgun sequence DNA encodes these proteins:
- the LOC126589488 gene encoding uncharacterized protein LOC126589488, with the protein MENFSAEDLSTIGGIATVSLLHSFIPTHWLPFSIVGRAQKWTLSRTLFVTAFGAVLHVISTAILGITAVTMANTIAGEETVHKLASLLLVFLGVGYILLFLSGKGGHSHSHNQPMEKMAVAGLVLVPALSPCATTLPVFLAVGNSSSMLVLAIIVLLFSTITVMTSLVALSFYGASQLKFHWVERYDKLLVGSVLCMVGILTFIFHDHDHDHDGGGSTGGHLHRKIIGL; encoded by the exons ATGGAAAATTTCAGCGCCGAAGATCTGTCGACGATCGGAGGAATCGCAACCGTGTCGCTTCTGCATTCCTTCATACCCACGCATTGGCTCCCGTTCTCCATCGTCGGCCGAGCCCAGAAATGGACTCTCTCCCGCACCCTCTTCGTCA CTGCATTTGGAGCAGTCTTGCATGTAATATCCACTGCAATATTAGGTATAACAGCGGTCACAATGGCAAACACCATCGCTGGCGAGGAAACAGTACATAAACTTGCTTCACTGCTGCTAGTATTTCTCGGTGTCGGTTacattttgttgtttttatcTGGAAAAGGCGGTCACAGTCATTCACACAACCAACCCATGGAAAAGATGGCTGTTGCTGGACTTGTCCTTGTTCCTGCATTGTCTCCTTGTGCAACTACACTTCCAGTATTTCTTGCTGTGGGGAATTCATCATCCATGCTGGTGCTTGCAATCATAGTGCTGCTATTCAG CACCATAACGGTGATGACTTCACTGGTGGCTCTGTCATTCTACGGTGCAAGCCAGCTCAAGTTTCACTGGGTGGAGCGATATGACAAACTTCTTGTAGGGTCGGTGCTTTGTATGGTAGGAATTCTGACGTTTATTTTCCATGATCATGATCATGATCATGATGGAGGAGGTAGCACTGGGGGGCATTTGCATAGGAAAATCATTGGCCTTTGA
- the LOC126590306 gene encoding uncharacterized protein LOC126590306 → MQQLLPLAILPVLPKVVTMVLLELSAIFRQLCSKKESEEGFKQLNSRIALTLCQLEKIFPHAFFDIMVHLPVHLADEASLAGPVQYRWMYPIERYLQTLKRYVRNKGRPEGSIAEAYLVDECLSFCSMYLRDVESRRTRRGRNEDGIGRGVSGGLSIFDSKGCYMGSGENVELDLNVLDQCHRYILNNCDEVNPFRRQHEEFLKMKHRQERLTMRQIQELSKKEFPEWFKQHVS, encoded by the exons ATGCAGCAGCTACTCCCGCTTGCAATACTCCCGGTTTTGCCTAAAGTTGTTACTATGGTATTATTAGAGTTGAGTGCAATTTTCAGACAGTTGTGTAGTAAGAAGGAGTCTGAGGAAGGATTCAAACAACTGAATTCAAGAATTGCCTTGACATTATGTCAACTTGAAAAAATATTCCCTCATGCATTTTTTGATATAATGGTGCACCTTCCAGTTCACTTGGCAGATGAAGCATCTCTTGCAGGGCCTGTTCAATAtagatggatgtatccaattgaacg GTATTTGCAAACGTTGAAGCGCTATGTTCGTAATAAGGGTCGTCCTGAAGGTTCTATTGCTGAAGCATATTTGGTTGATGAGTGCTTGTCCTTCTGTTCCATGTATCTTAGAGATGTCGAGTCTCGTCGTACCCGTAGAGGCCGAAATGAAGATGGTATTGGACGTGGAGTGTCTGGTGGGTTATCAATTTTTGACTCCAAAGGATGTTATATGGGTTCAGGAGAAAATGTGGAGCTCGATCTAAATGTTCTTGATCAGTGCCATAGATACATTCTAAATAATTGTGATGAAGTTAACCCATTTAGAAG GCAACATGAGGAATTCTTGAAAATGAAACATCGTCAAGAAAGGTTAACTATGCGACAAATTCAGGAGCTAAGCAAAAAAGAATTTCCAGAATGGTTCAAGCAACATGTGAGTTGA